In one Corallococcus sp. EGB genomic region, the following are encoded:
- a CDS encoding family 16 glycosylhydrolase, whose translation MATTTGWTVAAWALAAGLTACAGAPLREAGVAPRDDGWVQVWSDEFNGTEVDTSNWRIQTDVHVNNEQQQYTASPDNVSVSGGTLKLTARLREVNGYPFTSGRVESAGKREFTHSRVEARIRLPVGVGLWPAFWMLGADIQAKGWPACGELDIMENVGYGDWVSVALHGPGYSGNTPINGRFHPRTPVSDWHEYRVETSPEAIHWYIDGERVKTSTREEVERHGAWAYDKPLFIIFNFAVGGGYPEGVNQTKEPYFGVPQSTVELVRTAPQTMEVDWVRVSQKR comes from the coding sequence ATGGCGACGACAACGGGCTGGACGGTGGCGGCGTGGGCGCTGGCGGCGGGGCTGACGGCGTGCGCGGGGGCACCTCTGCGCGAGGCGGGCGTGGCTCCCCGGGACGACGGCTGGGTCCAGGTGTGGAGCGACGAGTTCAATGGCACGGAGGTGGACACGAGCAACTGGCGCATCCAGACCGACGTGCACGTGAACAACGAGCAGCAGCAGTACACGGCGTCGCCGGACAACGTGTCGGTGAGCGGCGGCACGCTGAAGCTCACGGCGCGGCTGCGGGAGGTGAACGGGTATCCGTTCACGTCGGGCCGCGTGGAGAGCGCGGGCAAGCGCGAGTTCACGCACTCCCGCGTGGAGGCGCGCATCAGGCTGCCGGTGGGCGTGGGGCTCTGGCCGGCGTTCTGGATGCTGGGCGCGGACATCCAGGCGAAGGGATGGCCGGCGTGTGGGGAGCTCGACATCATGGAGAACGTCGGCTACGGCGACTGGGTGTCCGTCGCGCTGCATGGGCCGGGCTACAGCGGCAACACGCCCATCAACGGCCGCTTCCATCCGCGCACGCCCGTGAGTGATTGGCATGAGTACCGCGTGGAGACCTCGCCCGAGGCCATCCACTGGTACATCGATGGAGAGCGCGTGAAGACGTCCACGCGCGAGGAGGTCGAGCGCCACGGCGCGTGGGCCTACGACAAGCCGCTCTTCATCATCTTCAACTTCGCGGTGGGCGGCGGCTACCCGGAGGGCGTCAACCAGACGAAGGAGCCGTACTTCGGCGTGCCGCAATCCACGGTGGAGCTGGTGCGCACCGCGCCACAGACGATGGAAGTGGACTGGGTGCGGGTGTCCCAGAAGCGCTGA
- a CDS encoding class I SAM-dependent methyltransferase, with the protein MFLPSAPLPSARKPLVVTTSDRVDAPLAQRAWSAAEAVGVPYVERHHKLPLKKLLTDMADALVVFESTAVSLVDAEGTLRFSPGLAHLRVKQLDAGVTEDQLVRVAGLREGERVLDCTLGLGADSQVAARLVGPGGSVTALEKSPALYLLVRHGLEGLERHPAACAVDVVHADAAEYLRTVPDGAFDVVLFDPMFERERKSSAAFEALRRHADYSPLTRETVDEARRVARRVVVLKGSRYSKDFKKLGITPEPARPNATVLWARLPGLGNPGNPGEPGSD; encoded by the coding sequence ATGTTCCTTCCGTCCGCGCCCCTGCCTTCCGCCCGCAAGCCGTTGGTGGTCACCACGTCGGACCGGGTGGATGCGCCGCTCGCACAGCGTGCGTGGAGTGCGGCGGAGGCGGTGGGCGTGCCGTATGTGGAGCGTCACCACAAGCTGCCCCTGAAGAAGCTGCTCACCGACATGGCGGACGCGCTGGTCGTCTTCGAGTCCACGGCGGTGTCGCTGGTGGACGCGGAAGGGACGCTGCGCTTCTCGCCAGGGCTGGCGCACCTGCGGGTGAAGCAGCTGGACGCGGGCGTGACGGAGGACCAGCTCGTGCGGGTCGCGGGCCTGCGCGAGGGGGAGCGCGTGTTGGACTGCACGCTGGGATTGGGCGCGGATTCGCAGGTGGCGGCGCGCCTGGTCGGGCCGGGCGGAAGCGTCACCGCGCTGGAGAAGAGTCCGGCGCTGTACCTGCTGGTGCGGCACGGGCTTGAGGGGCTCGAGCGCCACCCGGCCGCGTGCGCGGTGGACGTGGTGCACGCGGACGCGGCGGAGTACCTGCGCACGGTGCCGGACGGCGCGTTCGACGTGGTGCTCTTCGATCCGATGTTCGAGCGCGAGCGCAAGTCCTCCGCCGCGTTTGAAGCGTTGCGCCGCCACGCGGACTATTCGCCGCTGACGCGCGAGACGGTGGACGAGGCCCGGCGCGTGGCCCGCCGCGTGGTGGTGCTGAAGGGGTCGCGCTACTCGAAGGACTTCAAGAAGCTGGGCATCACCCCGGAGCCCGCGAGGCCCAACGCCACGGTGTTGTGGGCGCGACTGCCGGGCCTGGGCAACCCCGGGAATCCTGGTGAGCCCGGGAGCGACTGA
- a CDS encoding bifunctional methionine sulfoxide reductase B/A protein: protein MSSARTVSSPTRHPVARRLWPAVLVLAAALSACTEARGAPPGAKPEATASAPVRDGRAYTKPSDAELKRTLSPLAYQVTQHEGTEPPFRNAYWNNHEEGLYVDVVSGEPLFSSRDKFDSGTGWPSFTRPLDKAHVVEKRDSTLGMERVEVRSKDGDSHLGHVFEDGPEPTGLRYCINSASLRFIPVNALAEQGYGAWLPAFGRAAPSGPQGSLAPAAGAAMLAKAPGPTEAPRETAYLAGGCFWGMEDILRKIPGVIDTEVGYTGGAKRDATYEDVHTGETGHAEAVRVVFNPKLLTYEALLEKWFFRMHDPTTLNRQGNDVGTQYRSAIFYLSEEQHRTAEAVKARVDRSGKWSRPVVTQIVPAGPWVPAEGYHQDYLVKNPGGYTCHYLRD, encoded by the coding sequence ATGTCGTCCGCCCGAACCGTGTCTTCTCCCACCCGGCACCCGGTGGCCCGCCGGCTGTGGCCCGCCGTGCTGGTGCTGGCCGCCGCGCTGAGCGCGTGCACCGAGGCCCGCGGCGCTCCGCCCGGCGCGAAGCCCGAGGCCACCGCTTCCGCCCCCGTGCGGGACGGCCGCGCGTACACGAAGCCGTCCGACGCGGAGCTGAAGCGCACCCTGTCCCCGCTGGCCTACCAGGTGACCCAGCACGAGGGCACCGAGCCGCCCTTCCGCAACGCGTACTGGAACAACCACGAGGAGGGGCTCTACGTGGACGTGGTCAGCGGCGAGCCGCTGTTCTCCTCGCGCGACAAGTTCGACTCCGGCACCGGCTGGCCCAGCTTCACGCGCCCCCTGGACAAGGCCCACGTGGTGGAGAAGCGCGACAGCACCCTGGGCATGGAGCGCGTGGAGGTCCGCTCGAAGGACGGCGACTCGCACCTGGGCCACGTGTTCGAGGACGGTCCGGAGCCCACGGGCCTGCGCTACTGCATCAACTCCGCGTCGCTGCGCTTCATCCCCGTGAACGCGCTGGCCGAGCAGGGCTACGGCGCGTGGCTGCCGGCGTTCGGCCGCGCGGCCCCCAGCGGGCCCCAGGGCTCGCTCGCCCCCGCCGCGGGCGCCGCCATGCTGGCGAAGGCCCCCGGCCCCACGGAGGCCCCGCGTGAGACGGCGTACCTGGCAGGTGGGTGCTTCTGGGGCATGGAGGACATCCTCCGGAAGATCCCGGGCGTCATCGACACGGAGGTCGGCTACACGGGCGGCGCGAAGAGGGACGCCACCTACGAGGACGTGCACACCGGGGAGACGGGGCACGCGGAGGCGGTGCGCGTCGTCTTCAACCCGAAGCTGCTGACGTACGAGGCGCTGCTGGAGAAGTGGTTCTTCCGCATGCACGACCCGACGACGCTCAACCGCCAGGGCAACGACGTGGGCACGCAGTACCGCTCCGCCATCTTCTATCTGTCCGAGGAGCAGCACCGGACAGCGGAGGCGGTGAAGGCCCGCGTGGACAGGTCCGGCAAGTGGTCCCGGCCCGTCGTCACGCAGATCGTCCCCGCCGGCCCGTGGGTGCCCGCCGAGGGCTACCACCAGGACTACCTGGTGAAGAACCCCGGCGGCTACACCTGCCACTACCTGCGCGACTGA
- a CDS encoding LamG domain-containing protein, whose translation MSLGVLLGTALGGLPGAAFADGRPSLVNTRIGTPFGANGHSSTVDGRIFVGNIREDHATTTTTWIARVFRPEAVTYDASGKPSFAGAFSAGRTLDVHDGENALAFCFTNPAQPYALSAGVAVYQPFLFDSKMFNGDNVFRRRTSDIRVSQPFTTAAEVASFSTGPLETLRTVTGATLRGIEPTMTSDGRLLIFQGAPANNGDIDHMMYAYNPTPCAATGWSTPRPLSMMFNDPNAGVKSYPLAWKRLKAATGEDFGDTPSGAMVRGAYAWVDHEGRNLVYVAVTYTDGARREAVSLVGADTNWTAYHIDGAINTDRMDIAHLFYSGPMWNFEQERLPSRSFPPGQSNGAHYLPVTKTHDVLALFGSNTADYNEVDLGELMDPFHLLFLPMNELVTRAGAYDLTRTPDLSGHFFTGTLVGGASISPGNALTRSSPDSLWQPHGKGKALVLPGGGALKVDLAGASTPGVGTAVRGLSVEFAVRPDADIQQGCTTGNPYRYLMQKAGGLDIIYEASNQPHFSLVVNGQRVRLGFGPVLPVGQWSHLAYTWDGTTGVFQEYLNGVPTNRALPVAPGTAQLGAGALYIGAGANLDTQRCPANGEGSFRGAIDEVRIFTHARSNRSICLTAHGANCREEAIQHTPSAGQFVLSAQAPACNGTSALNSAACLSAMHRVCAQRGAGDAMANTTNTWDTILQLVSNRPPISLAGVPVASTSTDLTVACAPIQHESVAVTFEELARIHAGCTDERGVTSTHCSAAAHRFCNSQGWTTGQVFEVTSRPWVGCFNSGLQTNVEKSVLGPVSNLGDYTAPGSRLEVSQWCRTQGYGAGVVQEIPSATQAHVHCFQPAVTAAWRYLP comes from the coding sequence GTGAGCCTCGGTGTCCTGCTGGGGACCGCGCTCGGGGGCCTCCCCGGGGCGGCGTTCGCGGACGGACGGCCGTCGCTGGTGAACACGCGCATCGGGACGCCGTTCGGAGCGAACGGGCACTCGTCCACGGTGGACGGGCGCATCTTCGTGGGCAACATCCGCGAGGACCACGCGACGACGACCACGACGTGGATCGCCCGGGTGTTCCGGCCGGAGGCGGTGACGTACGACGCCTCGGGCAAGCCGTCCTTCGCGGGGGCCTTCTCCGCGGGCCGGACGCTGGACGTGCATGATGGAGAGAACGCGCTGGCGTTCTGCTTCACCAACCCCGCCCAGCCCTACGCGCTGTCGGCCGGCGTCGCGGTGTACCAGCCGTTCCTCTTCGACTCGAAGATGTTCAACGGGGACAACGTCTTCCGGCGGCGCACGTCGGACATCCGCGTGTCCCAGCCCTTCACGACGGCGGCGGAGGTGGCGTCGTTCTCCACGGGTCCGCTGGAGACGCTGCGCACCGTCACCGGCGCCACGCTTCGCGGCATCGAGCCGACGATGACGTCCGACGGCCGGCTGCTCATCTTCCAGGGGGCGCCCGCGAACAACGGCGACATCGACCACATGATGTACGCGTACAACCCCACGCCGTGCGCGGCCACGGGCTGGAGCACCCCGCGCCCGCTGTCGATGATGTTCAACGACCCGAACGCCGGCGTGAAGAGCTACCCGCTCGCGTGGAAGCGGCTGAAGGCGGCCACGGGCGAGGACTTCGGCGACACCCCCTCCGGCGCCATGGTGCGCGGCGCCTACGCGTGGGTGGACCACGAGGGCCGCAACCTCGTCTACGTCGCCGTCACCTACACGGACGGCGCGCGGCGCGAGGCGGTGAGCCTGGTGGGCGCGGACACGAACTGGACCGCGTACCACATCGACGGAGCCATCAACACGGACCGCATGGACATCGCGCACCTCTTCTACTCGGGGCCCATGTGGAACTTCGAGCAGGAGCGCCTGCCGTCGCGGAGCTTCCCTCCCGGGCAGAGCAACGGGGCGCACTACCTGCCCGTCACCAAGACGCACGACGTGCTGGCCCTCTTCGGCAGCAACACGGCCGACTACAACGAGGTGGACCTGGGCGAGCTGATGGACCCCTTCCACCTGCTCTTCCTGCCCATGAACGAGCTCGTCACGCGCGCGGGCGCGTACGATTTGACGCGCACGCCGGACCTGTCCGGCCACTTCTTCACCGGCACGCTGGTGGGAGGCGCCTCCATCTCGCCGGGCAACGCGCTGACGCGCTCCTCGCCGGACTCGCTGTGGCAGCCGCACGGCAAGGGCAAGGCGCTGGTGCTGCCCGGTGGTGGCGCGCTCAAGGTGGACCTGGCGGGGGCCTCGACTCCCGGCGTGGGCACGGCCGTGCGCGGCCTGTCCGTGGAGTTCGCGGTGCGGCCGGACGCGGACATCCAGCAGGGGTGCACCACCGGCAATCCCTACCGCTACCTGATGCAGAAGGCGGGCGGGCTGGACATCATCTACGAGGCCAGCAACCAGCCGCACTTCTCGCTGGTCGTCAACGGCCAGCGCGTGCGGCTGGGCTTCGGTCCGGTGCTGCCGGTGGGGCAGTGGAGCCACCTGGCCTATACGTGGGACGGCACCACCGGCGTCTTCCAGGAGTACCTCAACGGCGTGCCCACGAACCGAGCGTTGCCCGTCGCGCCGGGAACGGCGCAGCTGGGCGCGGGGGCGCTCTACATCGGCGCGGGCGCGAACCTGGACACGCAGCGCTGCCCGGCCAACGGCGAGGGCTCGTTCCGGGGCGCCATCGACGAGGTGCGCATCTTCACGCACGCGCGCTCCAACCGGAGCATCTGCCTGACCGCGCACGGCGCCAACTGCCGCGAGGAGGCCATCCAGCACACGCCCTCCGCGGGCCAGTTCGTGCTGAGCGCCCAGGCGCCCGCGTGCAATGGCACGAGCGCCCTGAACTCCGCCGCATGCCTGTCCGCGATGCACCGCGTGTGCGCACAGCGGGGCGCCGGCGACGCGATGGCGAACACCACCAACACCTGGGACACCATCCTGCAGCTGGTCAGCAACCGTCCGCCCATCTCGCTGGCGGGCGTGCCGGTGGCGTCCACGTCCACGGACCTGACGGTGGCGTGCGCGCCCATCCAGCATGAGAGCGTGGCCGTGACGTTCGAGGAGCTGGCGCGCATCCACGCGGGCTGCACCGACGAGCGGGGCGTGACGAGCACCCATTGCTCCGCCGCCGCGCACCGCTTCTGCAACAGCCAGGGCTGGACGACGGGGCAGGTGTTCGAGGTCACGTCCCGGCCGTGGGTGGGCTGCTTCAACTCCGGGCTCCAGACGAACGTGGAGAAGTCCGTGCTGGGGCCGGTGTCCAACCTGGGCGACTACACCGCTCCGGGCTCGCGCCTGGAGGTGAGCCAGTGGTGCCGCACGCAGGGCTACGGGGCTGGCGTGGTCCAGGAGATTCCCAGCGCCACCCAGGCCCACGTGCACTGCTTCCAGCCGGCGGTGACGGCGGCGTGGCGGTATCTGCCGTAG
- a CDS encoding MgtC/SapB family protein produces MDAPTELPSFLAQASHWPVVPVLTRVGLAIAIGLFIGLEREHSRKTGVRTFALTALMGCLGGLTGQAFALVAAGFVTLLVLLMNGRELLLHRRLALTTSTALMVVTFCGILCGMGHTFTPIVVGVLTAALLAWKQSIAGFVGGLSDKELRSAILLAVLTFVVLPILPAHPVDPWGLIEPQSNWASVIIIAAVGFVNYMLLKTLGPRGMEVTAFFGGLVNSRKVIVELATRLKEVGAPLLPSAYRGILLATVAMLLRNGLIVVIFASQAAVHCAIPFTLMLLVSAVLWRRSPVQAPAEGTPRLALESPFRLMAALKFGAVFLGLNVAGALAQRHFGSASFYFVSILGGFLSSASSIASAATLISHHEISAATGVNGVILSSLTSIVVNIPLIRSMAQEASFRRRVSTALLAVAVVGLVGVGLNLMVFDALLHSV; encoded by the coding sequence ATGGATGCCCCCACCGAGCTGCCCTCCTTCCTCGCCCAGGCGTCACACTGGCCCGTCGTGCCCGTGCTCACCCGGGTGGGGTTGGCCATCGCCATCGGGCTCTTCATCGGGTTGGAGCGCGAGCACAGCCGCAAGACGGGCGTGCGCACCTTCGCGCTCACCGCGCTGATGGGCTGCCTGGGCGGACTCACCGGCCAGGCGTTCGCGCTGGTGGCGGCGGGCTTCGTCACGCTGCTGGTGCTGCTGATGAACGGCCGGGAGCTCCTGCTCCACCGGCGCCTGGCGCTCACCACCTCCACCGCGCTGATGGTGGTGACCTTCTGCGGCATCCTGTGCGGCATGGGCCACACGTTCACGCCCATCGTCGTGGGCGTCCTGACGGCGGCGCTGCTCGCCTGGAAGCAGTCCATCGCGGGCTTCGTGGGCGGCCTGTCGGACAAGGAGCTGAGGTCCGCCATCCTGCTCGCGGTGCTGACGTTCGTCGTCCTCCCCATCCTGCCCGCGCACCCGGTGGACCCGTGGGGCCTCATCGAGCCCCAGTCCAACTGGGCCAGCGTCATCATCATCGCGGCGGTGGGCTTCGTGAACTACATGCTCCTGAAGACACTGGGGCCTCGGGGCATGGAGGTCACCGCGTTCTTCGGCGGGCTGGTGAACAGCCGCAAGGTCATCGTGGAGCTGGCCACGCGCCTGAAGGAGGTGGGCGCGCCGCTGTTGCCCTCCGCCTACCGGGGCATCCTCCTGGCCACCGTCGCGATGCTGCTCAGAAACGGCCTCATCGTCGTCATCTTCGCCTCGCAGGCCGCCGTGCACTGCGCCATCCCCTTCACCCTGATGCTGCTGGTGAGCGCGGTGCTGTGGCGGCGCTCACCCGTGCAGGCGCCCGCGGAGGGCACGCCCCGGCTGGCGCTGGAGTCCCCCTTCCGCCTGATGGCGGCGCTCAAGTTCGGCGCGGTGTTCCTGGGGCTCAACGTCGCGGGGGCGCTGGCGCAGCGCCACTTCGGCTCCGCGAGCTTCTACTTCGTCAGCATCCTGGGGGGCTTCCTGTCGAGCGCGTCGTCCATCGCGTCCGCCGCCACGCTCATCAGCCACCATGAGATTTCAGCGGCCACGGGCGTCAACGGCGTCATCCTCTCCAGCCTCACCAGCATCGTGGTGAACATCCCGCTCATCCGGAGCATGGCGCAGGAGGCATCCTTCCGGCGCCGCGTGTCCACCGCGCTCCTGGCCGTGGCGGTGGTGGGGCTGGTGGGCGTGGGACTCAACCTGATGGTCTTCGACGCCCTCCTCCACTCCGTCTGA
- a CDS encoding Type 1 glutamine amidotransferase-like domain-containing protein codes for MPLPPLLLLADSAPLFWRVEGRPFLDCVRVLTGAELRVPPVRAAYLGASNGDVPEFYDIFVAAMEGIGLTRCRSIPAAPSGEDLAWLKDADVILLAGGDPRVGWDAFQAHGVDALLRQRRQAGAMLMGVSAGAMHLGLGAWRDDLPGEGEPFPVLGLAPYLIGVHEPPEWPGLKLALRRMGLPTRGLGIPKGGGVLLHEDGSVEPVRQPVVDVTVDVEGRLHESLLLPPATPYRGESPEAPVDRRTLQ; via the coding sequence ATGCCGCTTCCTCCCCTCCTCCTGCTGGCTGACAGCGCTCCGCTGTTCTGGCGCGTGGAGGGGCGCCCCTTCCTGGACTGCGTGCGCGTGCTCACCGGCGCGGAGCTGCGCGTGCCGCCGGTGCGGGCCGCGTACCTGGGCGCGTCCAACGGCGACGTGCCGGAGTTCTACGACATCTTCGTCGCGGCCATGGAGGGCATCGGGCTCACGCGCTGCCGGAGCATCCCGGCCGCGCCCTCCGGCGAGGACCTGGCGTGGTTGAAGGACGCCGACGTCATCCTCCTCGCGGGCGGCGACCCGCGCGTGGGCTGGGACGCATTCCAGGCGCACGGCGTGGACGCGCTTCTGCGTCAAAGGCGCCAGGCCGGCGCCATGCTGATGGGCGTGTCCGCGGGGGCCATGCACCTGGGCCTGGGCGCATGGCGCGACGACCTGCCCGGCGAGGGTGAGCCCTTCCCGGTGCTGGGCCTCGCGCCCTACCTCATCGGCGTGCATGAGCCTCCCGAGTGGCCCGGCCTCAAGCTCGCCCTGAGGCGCATGGGGCTGCCCACGCGGGGGCTGGGGATTCCGAAGGGGGGCGGCGTGCTGCTGCACGAGGACGGCAGCGTGGAGCCCGTGCGCCAGCCCGTGGTGGACGTGACGGTGGACGTGGAGGGACGGCTGCACGAATCGCTGCTGCTGCCTCCGGCCACGCCGTACCGGGGCGAGTCCCCCGAGGCGCCGGTGGACCGGCGGACGCTCCAGTAA
- a CDS encoding FG-GAP-like repeat-containing protein gives MRHPRMAHASVLLFSMAGLMTLALPRMAEPPVRPVLDIPSAAPTGRGPRAVALGDFDEDGHLDVITANHPAGTVSVLRNLGDGTFAPGLEERTGALPGAVAVGDFNGDGHLDAVTSHFGGTVSVLLGRGDGTFQARSEHSVGAEPSAVDVGDFDGDGRLDVVTANALDDSVSVLLNRGEGRFVSQEDIATGTNPFAVAVGDVNHDGKLDLVTANYVDTVSVLLGNGDGTFQPRRDFTTGNAPYSVAAVDVDGDGTLDLVTANFRGRSVSVLHGDGTGAFLSRADFPVQGSPYFVASGDFNGDGTLDLVTANFTDDTVSLLPGQGHGAFGAPTRLPTGEGPAAVAVGLIDGDLKPDVITANTRGNDVSVLRAAASADVGVTLTAVPRAGESTPRIDYTLTVTQHGPDPLSRAVITVALPRGLEATTRDCHVSAGALQCEVGPLAVGDSALVHFSAPLPRSSLGLSYRITAMRTFSVPADPQSANDVASQDYASLGGLAATW, from the coding sequence ATGCGACATCCACGAATGGCCCATGCGAGCGTGCTGCTGTTCAGCATGGCGGGGCTGATGACCCTGGCCCTGCCACGCATGGCGGAGCCCCCGGTGCGGCCGGTGCTGGACATCCCCAGCGCGGCTCCCACGGGGAGGGGACCTCGCGCCGTCGCCCTGGGTGACTTCGACGAGGACGGACACCTGGACGTCATCACGGCCAACCACCCGGCGGGCACCGTGTCCGTGCTGCGGAACCTGGGGGACGGCACGTTCGCGCCCGGCCTGGAGGAGCGCACCGGGGCCCTGCCCGGCGCGGTCGCGGTGGGCGACTTCAACGGGGATGGCCACCTGGACGCCGTCACCAGCCACTTCGGGGGCACGGTGTCCGTGCTCCTGGGGCGCGGCGATGGGACGTTCCAGGCGCGGAGCGAGCACTCCGTGGGCGCGGAGCCCTCGGCGGTAGACGTGGGCGACTTCGATGGCGACGGACGCCTGGACGTGGTGACGGCCAATGCGCTCGACGACTCCGTGTCGGTGCTGCTGAACCGGGGCGAAGGCCGGTTCGTGTCCCAGGAGGACATCGCCACCGGCACCAACCCGTTCGCGGTGGCGGTGGGCGACGTCAACCACGACGGGAAGTTGGACCTGGTCACCGCGAACTACGTGGACACGGTGTCGGTGCTGCTCGGCAATGGGGACGGGACGTTCCAGCCGCGCAGGGACTTCACCACGGGCAACGCGCCCTACTCGGTCGCGGCGGTGGACGTGGACGGCGACGGGACGCTGGACCTGGTCACCGCGAACTTCCGGGGCCGGAGCGTGTCCGTGCTGCACGGCGACGGCACCGGCGCGTTCCTTTCGCGCGCGGACTTCCCCGTGCAGGGCTCGCCGTACTTCGTCGCGTCCGGCGACTTCAACGGCGACGGGACGCTGGACCTGGTCACCGCGAACTTCACCGACGACACCGTGTCCCTCCTGCCCGGACAGGGCCACGGAGCCTTCGGCGCGCCCACGCGCCTGCCCACCGGCGAGGGGCCCGCGGCGGTGGCGGTGGGCCTCATCGACGGTGACCTGAAGCCGGACGTCATCACCGCCAACACCCGGGGCAATGACGTGTCCGTGCTGCGAGCCGCCGCCTCCGCGGACGTGGGCGTGACGCTCACCGCCGTCCCCCGGGCGGGCGAGTCCACGCCGCGCATCGACTACACGCTCACCGTCACGCAGCACGGGCCGGATCCGCTGAGCCGGGCCGTCATCACCGTGGCGCTGCCCCGGGGACTCGAGGCCACCACCCGGGACTGCCACGTGTCCGCCGGCGCGCTCCAGTGCGAGGTGGGCCCGCTGGCCGTGGGCGACAGCGCCCTCGTGCACTTCAGCGCGCCGCTGCCGCGCTCCAGCCTGGGCCTGTCCTACCGCATCACCGCCATGCGGACGTTCAGCGTCCCGGCGGACCCCCAGTCCGCCAACGACGTCGCCAGCCAGGACTACGCGTCCCTGGGGGGACTCGCGGCGACGTGGTGA
- a CDS encoding family 16 glycosylhydrolase — protein sequence MATRAVKALGMLAAVLGLTACGGDTAASRDAAPPAPVVAEREQSATAAPVGQTVWLKACATQKYVSADRNLGTTAPLVASRDSAQGWEQFQVADAGNDFISLRVVETGLYVSADPNAGGQVTGFRTAVGDWERFTWVPFADGSVGLRAKSTGQYVSADVNQGASAPLYANRATAGCWEAFSFGIVGGGEDRWVQIWADEFDGDSVNAANWTPNTTVHVNSEQQQYTASGDNISVSNGTLKLTARLQWNNGYPFTSGRLESAGKREFGHGRIEARIKMPVGAGLWPAFWLLGNDINTVGWPACGELDIMENVGYGDWTSGALHGPGYSGNTPINGRFYPASSVSNWHVYRTEYSSSDIKWFIDGALVKTTTRAEVQRYGAWVYDKPLFIILNLAVGGGYPFGVNGASTPYYGVPQSTVDLVRNAPQTLEVDWVRAYQWR from the coding sequence ATGGCGACGAGAGCCGTGAAGGCGTTGGGGATGCTGGCGGCGGTGCTGGGGCTGACGGCCTGTGGCGGGGACACCGCGGCTTCGCGGGACGCGGCGCCTCCGGCGCCGGTGGTGGCGGAGCGCGAGCAGTCCGCCACGGCGGCTCCCGTGGGGCAGACGGTGTGGCTGAAGGCGTGCGCGACGCAGAAGTATGTGTCCGCGGACCGGAACCTGGGGACGACCGCGCCGCTGGTGGCCAGCCGGGACAGCGCGCAGGGCTGGGAGCAGTTCCAGGTGGCGGACGCGGGCAATGACTTCATCTCGCTGCGCGTGGTGGAGACGGGCCTGTACGTGTCCGCGGATCCGAACGCGGGCGGTCAGGTGACGGGCTTCCGCACGGCGGTGGGGGACTGGGAGCGCTTCACGTGGGTGCCCTTCGCGGATGGCTCCGTGGGGCTGCGCGCGAAGAGCACGGGACAGTACGTGTCCGCGGACGTGAACCAGGGCGCCAGCGCGCCGCTGTACGCCAACCGCGCCACGGCCGGGTGCTGGGAGGCGTTCTCCTTCGGCATCGTGGGAGGCGGCGAGGACCGCTGGGTGCAGATCTGGGCCGACGAGTTCGACGGCGACAGCGTCAACGCCGCCAACTGGACGCCCAACACGACCGTGCACGTGAACAGCGAGCAGCAGCAGTACACGGCGTCCGGGGACAACATCTCCGTGAGCAACGGCACGCTGAAGCTCACCGCGCGGCTGCAGTGGAACAACGGCTATCCGTTCACCTCGGGCCGGCTGGAGAGCGCGGGCAAGCGCGAGTTCGGCCATGGCCGCATCGAGGCGCGCATCAAGATGCCGGTGGGCGCGGGCCTGTGGCCGGCGTTCTGGCTCCTGGGCAATGACATCAACACGGTGGGATGGCCGGCGTGCGGGGAGCTCGACATCATGGAGAACGTCGGCTACGGCGATTGGACGTCCGGCGCGCTGCATGGCCCGGGGTACTCCGGCAACACGCCCATCAACGGCCGCTTCTATCCGGCGTCCAGCGTGAGCAACTGGCACGTGTACCGCACGGAGTACTCGTCCTCGGACATCAAGTGGTTCATCGACGGGGCGCTGGTGAAGACCACCACGCGCGCGGAGGTGCAGCGCTACGGTGCGTGGGTCTACGACAAGCCCCTGTTCATCATCCTCAACCTGGCGGTGGGCGGCGGCTATCCCTTCGGCGTGAACGGCGCCTCGACGCCGTACTACGGCGTGCCGCAGTCCACGGTGGACCTGGTGCGCAACGCGCCGCAGACCCTGGAAGTGGACTGGGTGCGCGCCTACCAGTGGCGGTAG